TACAATCCTGGCTACTAACAGTTCTTATATTGTCAGCTCAAAGATTGCTGATGTCACTAGCCGGACTGAAAAAGTCTGCAACATGCATTTTTTTAATCCGGCGCTGGTTATGAAACTGGTGGAAGTGGTAAAAGGGACTCATACCTCGGAAAAGACCACAAAAACATTAATGGATGTCAGCCTTCGCATGGGAAAAACGCCGGTATTATTGCAGCATGAGATCTATGGATTTTTGGTCAATCGCATGCTGGCAGCGATCAAAAATGAAGCCATTTATCTGCTCGACATGGGAATAGCGGGACATGAAGATATTGATAAAGCGGTTACCTTAGCTTTAGGGTACCCCATGGGGCCATTTCGCCTGATGGATCTAACGGGAATTGATCTGACTTATTTCGTAGCTATGGAGCGTTATCAAGAATCCGGTGACCCAATATATCGTCCTTCCCCAGTGATC
This Desulfosporosinus orientis DSM 765 DNA region includes the following protein-coding sequences:
- a CDS encoding 3-hydroxyacyl-CoA dehydrogenase family protein, with the translated sequence MGAEEIKNICVVGAGNMGHQIALSAALAGYKVRCTDVNREVLQKAEQFVTTYLPEKVAKGKLTQDAADAARANVMFSSDLREAAENADLVIEAVIEKLELKRSLFKQLDSICLPHTILATNSSYIVSSKIADVTSRTEKVCNMHFFNPALVMKLVEVVKGTHTSEKTTKTLMDVSLRMGKTPVLLQHEIYGFLVNRMLAAIKNEAIYLLDMGIAGHEDIDKAVTLALGYPMGPFRLMDLTGIDLTYFVAMERYQESGDPIYRPSPVIVEKFIKNEWGRKTGKGFYEYPEH